The proteins below come from a single Cervus canadensis isolate Bull #8, Minnesota chromosome 2, ASM1932006v1, whole genome shotgun sequence genomic window:
- the LOC122436945 gene encoding stathmin-like has product MASSDIQVKELEKRASGQAFELILSPRSKESVPEFPLSPPKKKDLSLEEIQKKLEAAEERRKSHEAEVLKQLAEKREHEKEVLQKAIEENNNFSKMAEEKLTHKMEANKENREAQMAAKLERLREQDKHIEEVRKNKESKDPADETEAD; this is encoded by the coding sequence ATGGCTTCTTCTGATATCCAGGTGAAGGAACTGGAGAAGCGTGCCTCAGGCCAGGCTTTTGAGCTGATTCTCAGCCCTCGATCAAAAGAATCTGTCCCAGaatttcccctttcccctcctaAGAAGAAGGATCTTTCCCTGGAGGAAATTCAGAAGAAAttagaagctgcagaagaaagacGCAAGTCCCATGAAGCTGAGGTCTTGAAGCAGCTTGCTGAGAAAAGGGAGCACGAGAAAGAAGTGCTTCAGAAAGCGATAGAGGAGAACAACAACTTCAGTAAAATGGCGGAAGAGAAGCTGACCCACAAGATGGAAGCCAACAAAGAGAATCGGGAGGCGCAAATGGCTGCCAAACTGGAGCGTTTGCGAGAGCAGGACAAGCACATTGAAGAAGTGCGGAAGAACAAAGAATCCAAAGACCCTGCTGATGAGACTGAAGCCGACTAA
- the HSPB11 gene encoding intraflagellar transport protein 25 homolog isoform X3 translates to MFPQEFIICFHKHVRIEKLVIQSYFVRTLRIEKSTSKEPVDFEQWIERDLVHTEGQLQNEEILARDGHVTYLRFIIVSAFDHFASVHSVSAEGVAVSNLS, encoded by the exons ATGTTTCCCCAAGAGTTCATTATATGTTTTCACAAACATGTGAGGATTGAAAAGCTTGTAATCCAGAGTTACTTTG TGCGGACCTTAAGGATTGAAAAGAGTACTTCTAAAGAGCCAGTTGATTTTGAGCAATGGATTGAAAGAG ATCTAGTACATACAGAGGGGCAGcttcaaaatgaagaaattttg GCACGTGATGGCCACGTTACTTACTTGAGATTCATTATTGTATCAGCCTTTGATCATTTTGCATCTGTGCATAGCGTTTCTGCAGAGGGAGTAGCAGTCTCAAATCTTTCTTAG